From the genome of Candidatus Dormiibacterota bacterium, one region includes:
- a CDS encoding aldehyde dehydrogenase family protein: MQRFSKEWSNDYIIMTTLTVPATTQLLIGGAWRDAGDGATYEDRNPASGAMLARVAEATRDDVDAAVAAARAAFDAGKWSGMTAARRAKILYKMAQLIGERSKELALLEVRDNGKTIGTAKGEMGAIVDCFEFYAGAVSKHYGQTLPPPMSTYLANTVREPVGVVGAIVPWNFPLLLASWKVAPALAAGCTVVLKPAPATPLTAIELGKIALEAGVPEGVLNIVTGSSRELGQWIVEHPAIDKIAFTGSTATGKLVARTAAQTLKRVTLELGGKSPSVVFDDADLDGAVAGALYGIYYNAGQTCEARSRILLQRGIYDRFIAAFAQKAALIRVGDPEDPQTHVGAITMREQFDKIASYCRIGAEEGARAIVGGGAASLPGDLAGGMFWNVTAYEAKASDRIAREEIFGPVVSFVPFETEAQAIALANDSEYGLSASVWSQNIGRANRTARAIRSGTVAINTPYAVFPGVPFGGYKQSGYGRELGLETMNLYSETKSVLTYIGEKPLNPFGV; the protein is encoded by the coding sequence TTGCAACGATTTTCGAAAGAGTGGAGTAACGACTACATCATCATGACGACGCTTACGGTTCCGGCTACGACGCAACTCTTGATCGGTGGAGCGTGGCGTGACGCCGGCGACGGTGCCACGTACGAAGACCGCAATCCCGCGAGCGGCGCGATGCTGGCGCGGGTGGCGGAAGCGACGCGCGATGACGTCGACGCAGCGGTGGCAGCCGCTCGCGCGGCGTTCGATGCGGGAAAGTGGTCCGGTATGACGGCCGCGCGCCGCGCGAAAATCCTCTACAAAATGGCGCAGCTCATCGGCGAGCGCAGTAAAGAACTCGCGCTACTGGAAGTGCGCGATAACGGGAAGACGATCGGCACCGCCAAGGGCGAGATGGGCGCCATCGTCGATTGTTTCGAATTCTATGCCGGTGCCGTGAGCAAACACTACGGCCAAACGTTGCCGCCTCCGATGTCGACGTATCTTGCCAACACCGTTCGCGAACCCGTCGGCGTCGTCGGCGCGATCGTGCCGTGGAATTTTCCACTCTTGCTCGCATCCTGGAAAGTGGCGCCGGCGCTTGCGGCGGGTTGTACCGTCGTTCTCAAGCCGGCGCCGGCGACGCCGCTCACAGCGATAGAGCTGGGAAAGATCGCTTTGGAAGCGGGCGTGCCGGAAGGCGTCCTCAACATCGTTACGGGGTCGAGCCGCGAACTCGGACAGTGGATCGTCGAGCACCCCGCGATCGATAAGATCGCCTTTACCGGCAGCACGGCTACCGGTAAATTGGTCGCTCGAACCGCCGCGCAGACGCTCAAGCGCGTCACGCTCGAACTCGGCGGCAAATCGCCTTCCGTCGTCTTCGACGACGCCGATCTCGACGGCGCGGTCGCCGGCGCGTTGTACGGGATTTACTATAATGCCGGCCAGACGTGCGAGGCGCGCTCGCGCATCCTCCTTCAGCGCGGGATCTACGATCGCTTCATCGCCGCGTTCGCTCAGAAAGCCGCGCTCATTCGCGTCGGCGACCCGGAAGATCCGCAGACGCACGTAGGCGCGATCACGATGCGAGAGCAGTTCGACAAAATCGCCTCCTATTGCCGAATCGGGGCCGAAGAGGGTGCGCGCGCGATTGTGGGCGGCGGCGCCGCATCGCTCCCGGGCGATCTCGCCGGCGGTATGTTCTGGAACGTCACCGCGTACGAAGCCAAGGCGTCCGACCGCATCGCGCGCGAGGAGATTTTCGGCCCGGTCGTCTCGTTCGTTCCCTTCGAAACCGAAGCGCAGGCAATCGCTCTTGCGAACGACTCCGAGTATGGCCTCTCAGCCAGCGTCTGGTCGCAGAATATCGGCCGTGCCAACCGAACGGCACGCGCGATTCGCAGCGGCACGGTCGCTATCAATACGCCGTACGCGGTCTTTCCGGGAGTACCGTTCGGTGGGTACAAACAATCGGGATACGGACGCGAGCTTGGCCTGGAAACCATGAATCTGTACAGCGAGACCAAGAGTGTTCTTACCTACATCGGAGAAAAACCACTCAACCCGTTTGGGGTTTAG
- a CDS encoding TonB-dependent receptor: MHSRFTLVLVAMLFAIPMAARSDEAAATLNGTVKSTSGAPISDARVLISGPASKSTTTDAAGHFTISTVAGYYRLDVTKGGYGRATLSNLALFAGETLPITVTLQEASLSTLRTIATVSVNGASSINTGAAVSTITSREAFTNLANPQINNVIARIPGAGIERGSTSPNTSISLGGAQPYETQVLIDGHPVSGGRYGVWFSQFFNSFLLQDVETQTGPGNTTPFASTTIGGTANLVTPDFTGKPTAEFVTGLDNFGAQYSSFLATDRFGKLSTVIGGAVSGVKGPYYETSGCVVKLANNTISQVPGQIGIEQFCGDLSGSLVSKGEILKFRYDLSPSTSLSAGFVGSQAGYVPQGTAYGQDAGQTTIVQCIPTGSVSYSGQCGIPGKDIGKTVNGYIFFPGSKVYNNQPIFTGEFRTSLGENTLLVRPYVGNISRIIDGSGEANYADHYSPTQSASCPTAAGGGLYYCPQGAFNLLESDKLHGTTVSFIHPFGENLLNFTYDYHSDDTFAYYGSPSAVNTPDTLEKYNIFSLTGDFALARHLSLRGGLYETNWNLNGIQEIPTTVGGKIVLVPASLTRSVSRFDPHIALTLSPKAGLSYRASFGTSAVYPYASEVSGSAFFTQPNVVAPNGSITQKNPFLDPETATAFDIGMDKRFGRDSVLSLDLQNTQIHNVVEQFTTVIPGSPSINQPVNVAGLSAQLLTMKYSHEPGIGLGYYATATLSRSIINGVPAAFYSANAVSQPANGQQQCSNGGSQICIPYLKAYAAGSYTLRDKTYFELGADFEGKNNTYNQPPFTIWDLVVKRPVAKTLTVGLSVENLFNTNNFNNLPQPGTGVAQVGQNANGLASILAPLIPAPPRTIRLQLDYHINR; this comes from the coding sequence ATGCATTCTCGCTTCACTCTGGTGCTGGTCGCAATGCTGTTTGCGATTCCGATGGCCGCTCGTTCGGACGAGGCCGCCGCGACGCTGAACGGCACGGTGAAAAGCACGTCGGGCGCGCCTATTTCCGATGCGCGCGTTCTTATTTCAGGCCCGGCCAGCAAAAGCACCACGACCGACGCTGCCGGACACTTCACGATTTCCACGGTCGCCGGCTACTATCGGCTCGACGTCACCAAGGGCGGCTACGGCCGTGCGACCTTGAGCAACCTCGCACTCTTTGCCGGCGAAACGCTGCCGATCACGGTAACGCTACAAGAAGCGAGCCTGAGCACGCTGCGCACGATCGCTACGGTCTCCGTTAACGGAGCCAGTTCGATCAATACCGGAGCCGCCGTTTCGACGATCACCTCGCGCGAAGCGTTTACCAATCTCGCGAACCCGCAGATCAATAACGTGATCGCGCGTATCCCCGGCGCCGGTATCGAGCGCGGCTCGACATCGCCGAACACCTCGATCTCTCTGGGCGGCGCGCAGCCGTACGAAACCCAGGTCCTCATCGACGGCCATCCCGTTTCCGGCGGGCGATACGGCGTCTGGTTCTCGCAGTTCTTCAACTCGTTTTTGCTGCAGGACGTAGAGACGCAGACGGGCCCGGGGAACACCACGCCGTTCGCTTCAACGACCATCGGCGGTACGGCGAACCTCGTCACGCCGGACTTTACGGGGAAACCCACGGCCGAGTTCGTGACGGGGCTCGACAACTTCGGCGCGCAGTACTCCAGTTTTCTTGCAACCGACCGGTTCGGCAAGCTTTCGACCGTCATCGGCGGTGCGGTGAGCGGCGTCAAGGGACCGTACTATGAAACCAGCGGTTGCGTGGTCAAACTCGCCAACAATACGATCTCGCAGGTGCCCGGGCAAATCGGTATCGAGCAATTCTGCGGCGATCTCTCCGGCTCGCTGGTCAGCAAGGGAGAGATCCTCAAATTCCGCTACGATCTCTCGCCCTCAACCTCGCTATCGGCGGGCTTCGTTGGTTCGCAAGCGGGCTACGTGCCGCAAGGAACGGCCTACGGGCAGGATGCCGGCCAGACGACGATCGTGCAGTGTATCCCGACAGGATCGGTATCGTACTCCGGGCAGTGCGGAATCCCGGGCAAGGATATCGGCAAGACCGTGAACGGATACATTTTCTTCCCGGGTTCCAAGGTGTATAACAATCAGCCGATCTTCACCGGCGAATTTCGCACGTCGCTCGGTGAGAATACGCTCCTGGTTCGCCCGTACGTCGGCAACATCTCGCGTATCATCGATGGATCGGGCGAAGCCAATTATGCCGACCATTATTCGCCGACGCAAAGCGCGAGCTGCCCGACGGCAGCCGGCGGCGGCTTGTATTATTGCCCGCAGGGCGCGTTCAATCTGCTCGAATCGGACAAACTGCACGGAACCACCGTGTCGTTCATTCATCCGTTCGGAGAGAACCTCCTGAACTTTACCTACGACTATCACAGCGACGATACGTTCGCGTACTACGGCAGCCCGTCGGCCGTCAACACGCCCGACACGCTGGAGAAGTACAACATCTTTTCGCTCACCGGCGATTTTGCGCTGGCGCGTCACTTGAGCCTGCGGGGCGGTCTCTACGAGACCAATTGGAATCTCAACGGCATCCAAGAAATTCCGACGACGGTCGGCGGAAAAATCGTCCTGGTACCGGCGTCGCTGACGCGTAGCGTTAGCCGCTTCGATCCGCATATCGCGCTGACGCTTTCGCCGAAGGCGGGGCTTTCGTATCGCGCGTCGTTCGGAACGTCCGCGGTCTATCCGTACGCCTCCGAGGTCAGCGGATCGGCGTTCTTTACGCAGCCGAACGTAGTCGCTCCGAACGGTTCGATCACGCAGAAGAATCCGTTCCTGGATCCGGAAACGGCGACGGCGTTCGACATCGGCATGGACAAGCGTTTCGGTCGCGATAGCGTGCTGAGCCTCGATTTGCAAAATACCCAGATTCACAACGTCGTAGAACAGTTCACGACGGTCATTCCGGGTTCGCCCTCGATCAATCAACCGGTGAACGTCGCCGGTCTTTCGGCCCAGTTGCTCACCATGAAGTATAGTCACGAGCCCGGTATCGGGCTTGGCTACTATGCGACGGCGACGCTGAGCCGCTCGATCATCAACGGCGTCCCGGCGGCATTCTACAGTGCGAATGCCGTTTCGCAGCCGGCGAACGGCCAGCAACAGTGCAGCAACGGCGGGAGCCAGATCTGCATTCCGTATCTCAAGGCGTACGCGGCGGGAAGCTACACGCTGCGCGACAAGACGTACTTCGAACTCGGCGCCGATTTCGAAGGCAAGAACAATACCTACAATCAACCGCCCTTCACGATCTGGGATCTGGTCGTGAAACGCCCGGTAGCCAAGACGCTGACGGTCGGGCTCTCGGTGGAGAATCTGTTCAACACCAACAACTTCAACAATCTGCCGCAGCCCGGAACGGGCGTCGCACAGGTCGGCCAAAACGCGAATGGTTTGGCGTCGATCCTAGCGCCGCTCATCCCCGCGCCGCCGCGCACGATCCGGTTACAACTCGACTACCACATCAACCGCTAA